The genomic region ACACAGTCGATCTTCGCGCTCATTCTCTCTCCACACACTCGCTCTTTGGTATTTTACCCACCTCTCCGATCGCTTTGGTCGTATTCTGCAACTGCATGCGCGTCTTTACCACATCCAGTGGCTGCATAATGCAAACCTCCACAAAACCAGCCGATCCGCCAGCCATCACTTGCAAGGCGGCGCGTTTCAGCGCGGGAATCTCTTTCGGTGAtgcttgttggtgttgttgtaccAGCGCAGCGGGTGGCGCTGGCGACACCGCATTCGTGCCTATTGTTGATTGCTGCGTGGGCGCGTTCGACATTTTTCCtttgtattaaatttgtaaaccTTTAAttgaactaaatatttttctagttaACTTAATTTTTCTAGTCTTATGTTGCCTTCTCTTGCACTGTGAACCGCGTGCGCAATTTCCTATTTTCTTTTTAGATTTTCGCACTCAATTAAATATTCAGAGGTCTACACCGTATACTTGCTGACGCGTCGAGCTCAACCGTAGAACTGCCGGCGGGTGATAGCTATTTTGCTGGCTGCCGCTACGTTAAATGGACGTGAATTGACATCATTTGGTGAGCGCGTGCAAAGAAAGTACATACGGAGAATTCCAATATGCCAAGCGTTTTAGGAGAATCTTCAACCATACACACATTCAAACGAGTGGCCAGAATTTACCGGCCGGCCTTGCGTCGCGCAGGGCAATATGAACCGCGCGCATTCAGCGGATGTTACAGAAATTACCGAgtacatatttgtgtatttacGATAACGGGGGTTTTTTATGTACTATATTTTCTGCCTTCAAACTGACATTTAATGTGTCTATATTTCGAGCGTGACTGCTTGCATCGTGACTTATCGGTCGCGccaattttgtataatttttttcagtaatcataGACAAATGACTTTACATATCCAAAGTAATCATAGGCATGTATGTACTTTATTTGAAATGATTCGAACGACAAAAGTGCGCTcccgaaaaataatgaaaatgacgGCCACCACCCTAGTAAACTAAACAGCAATTATTTTacccattaaaaaatgtttttttgcttatattaatttatttcgggaatcaaaatacttaaaactattattttccgtagaactgaattttttaaacatttttcaaaaaattttgttccataACTCTCATTTCACTTACAATCTCAAAACCCAAAATTTACGTAATTAATAGTTAAAAATGGTATAATAGTTTGCCTGGGCAGCTGATTTGCAGATACGTCCGTTGAAAATTCTGTGGATCTAAAGAATAACCCGTTACTTAATAAGTACATGCCTATTGGAGAATTTACAGAATTTGGCGCAGCTGCgcaatacataaatattctACTACTTACTTATTCGACTTTTTAGCTTTTGCTTCTGTTCCTCGTTATTCAATTTCTTAGGCTCTTGGTTTTGGAGCTAAAGTAGACGCATGAAAAGAAGCGGCGAGGGTTTCTGCCTCAAATTAAATTACTGCACTCTTTAAAGTGTTTGTGTTTGGCAAAGAATGTGCTCTTTTCGCTTGTAGTATAAAGAGAAAGCGTTTGTCCACCCCACCGgaacacacacatatttacaaatatcaacACTTAATGGCAGAGTGCAAGAAGGCAAGAAGCAATTATTGTTacagcaataaaacaaaaactaatctgATAAGTTACCGATTCTCTCTGTAGATTTTACAAATccgtatacacatacacacatatttatatacgcaCAAGAAGAACAGCTACGGTCTTTACACTGTGGGTCTTTAGTCGGCTAATACATACTGTGCCCAGCCATAGCCTGAATGATCTGAGCAAGATTATCATTGTAACTGTTTGTAATATTCATGCGCGCAGATCTTTGCcgcttgaaataaaaatttaaattgaattgaacaATAATATGAAATGGAACATCTTCCCCATACCGCTCCCTTTGTTCGCATTacaaacatcatttcatttactGCTGACTTTTATTACTACCGGGTAGTGAGTGCTCCTGTCAGTTTaagattttctttattttaactaCATTGTCCTCATCGACTTTATCTTCCTGGTAGATGTATATGCGTCCATCAGCTGGTGTAGTCCAGTGGAAGTCTGAAGTGGTGCTATGTAACCGTTGAGACAACTGCCCCATCTTAAGAGGAGCTGGGTTTGGGTAAAGGTAGTGCTCCACTGTATTCctgtatttcattatttttccttttgctctttttcaaatAAGACATGaaggactacaacttaactcaagataTAAAGAGACATGCAGTTATCGTCGCCATATGTGCAAATCACAGCGATTTagatatctttaatttttttaagtgcgctCGTTCATTCATTCGTAAGATTCGCTGTGAATTGAAAGCATCAAAACACCTTCTAAACAAAATGAAACACCCTGAAGCGCCTGAGCAAACCGAATTTATGACCGCCTAACTCTCCATAATTTAATCCCTTGTATTACTACGTATGGGGCCTAGTGGAACGTGAAACCATTGAGCATCCTCATAACACCATTCCTTCTCTGAAGACTGCAATTAATACTAAAGAATTTCTTGCTCGTCACTTGCTAAATTTTACTGTGGTGTTTTCGATAAACAAAGGCCCTAAAACGCGGTAAAACGACTATTTAAAACAGAAGCCTCAGATTCTGTGCACTTTTGTGGGTTTTAATATCGCttactaaacaatttttttgatcagatttttccaatatttcaatgtcttgcatatatgtatttcatCTTGTCGATTGCAACATTATTTTCATTAGTATTTTATTCTTTACATTTCAAGCAGTTACCTTAAAACACAAATTCGGTATGTCATCAGGAAGAAATAAACAATTTGATTTACTTAGAATGCACATCTGCATTGTGTAAAAAcagatatttaaataataaaaatatactatagaAAATGTGTGAGTTTatgcactcaaaatattttatgtggcGCACTCCCGCCTCAATTGGCATACGTTGGTACGAACGCCTCGCCACGGGAGTGCGCCAATAGCAGCTTAAGCTACTAGTTTCTTTGTTGTTAATTTCTTCGCCTTTCACATTTGTTCTCATCATTTAAGTTTttagtaataattaatttattcttttgaGTTTCTCTTCCGCACTCTCTGCTTGATGTGTCACGGGTGTGCCGTAATTGCGCAACGGCTTACTCTTCCTCGATAATGTGCTGTTGCTGGTTTTGTTGGTCgtggtgttgctgttgttgctgatgttgcTGCTTATGATGATGGTGCTGATTGCGTTGGTTGCGATTGCGCTGATTACGATTGTCGCGACGTTGGCCGCCCCAATTGCCACCCTGGTTGTTCTGGTTGCGGTTGTAGCCGCGATCACGATTGCCCATATTGCCTCGTTGGAAGAAATTACCCAGTTTCATATCGAAGACCTTCTCATTCACATCAACCAAATTGGTGACTTTATCAACGAATTGCATAGCGAGCGCTTGAAGGCGCGATGGCTCTGAACGGTGCATTACAACAGTTTCGGAGGGATCATCCAAACTGGCCATGAGCTCTTCATTAATAATCATTTTGCTGATGAGTGAATGCACCTTTTGTACAGGCAGTTCGTACATTTGAGCCAATGATGGAATACTCAGTGAGGTATACACGTTGGAGTAGGTGAAGAGATAAGTGCGTAGCGACTCTTCcttgatgaatttcaccaacATTTCACGCACGCGATCAGCTTCGTAGAAAAGATCCCACACTTTGGTATTCATTTTCTTGTTGACAATGAAGTTGGCACAAGCTTGCCAGTTGCCGCAACGCATGGCTTTGGCCGCAGCGACGACGTGCTCACGCATCGATTCAGGTGGGCCTACCAGTGATTGACGCTCGGAAGAACGTAATTGTTGATAGAACGTTTTGCTAGAAAAGTATATTCATTAGAAAAACTGTTGCAACTGAtacatgaaaaattaaatacctaATCATGCGACGACGCGCATCGAACTCATGCGCAGCAATGTAGGGAATTTCCAGAAGCATAGCCGATACCAAATAGACGCATTCGAGGAGCTCCAAATTGATGTGCATGTGGAATGGCATTTGACGCTGCTTTTCGATCTTCTCCTGCTCGGCGGAGCGTTCATGTTGGCGCTGCGGCAGCAAACCTTGTGCCAACAATTCCTTAGGTTTGCCAGTTACCATCAAATCCACCAGACAGTGATGCGCGTCCTTGATGTTCTCCTGACGGAAAGCACATAGCCCCAAATTGGCCATCATGCGATTGTAGAGGATACGGGTTGAGGGATCGGCCGCATCGATGGTGTCTTGCAAATGCGACATGAGAACCAAATCACGTGCCTGGAACCAGTTGTCGTGCATGGCATGATGGTAGATGTGCGCCAGTATAGCGCGCGTACGTATACGATCAGTGTCGTCATTAGTGTAGATGAACTTACAGAGACGATCCATCACCTCAACTGAGGTGACAGTATTTGGTGGCAGCTCACCGCGTTTCTTCTTGAGTACTTCCGGATCGAACTTGTAATACAAGTGTTCGATTTTGCGCAAATAGACACGGCAGCGCTCCTTATTGCTGCCAACATGTTCGAAGTACTCAAGCACAGACTCGATGATACGCGTAACGGTAACTTCGTCCTTCAAACGTGACACGTAATCATTCGTGTGGGGATCACACTCCTTTAGGAGCTTGGTGAACTCATCATCCAGACGTTCAACGGCGGCTAGTGAACAACCGCGTATGGCATACGGGGGGTTGGTAAACTCTTCGTTTTCTTCTTGCACCTCTTCGCTCATACGGATTTCGTCATTAGCTAACAATATCTTCATCATACTTTGCATGACGTCAAGCAATTTGCTCCAGTGCTCCAATTTCATAGGTTCAGAGATTTTCTGGTTGTAGTCGAAAATGGCCGAGATAATGCTGAAGTGTATTTTCACTGCAACAGGATTACCCAACTGATGTTGTTCGGCAATATCACGCAGTTCAAACAAAAGCTCGATTTGCATGCGACGATCCGTACGTTTTTTGCCGCGTGCCGCCATAATCTCGGACAATTTCTGTAGCGTCAGGGGCACATCGATTTCGGCATCCTTGTCGAACATCTTCGGCTTCTCAACAGTGTGTGGGAACACAGTTTCCCATTCACCTTCTTCATCGGCATCTTCTTCAACACGCTTGCGACGCGATTTGGCCTCTTTAGCGCGTTTCTCCTTCTTGCGATCATCACGATCCTCCTTTTCTTCTTTATCTACAGTAGTGCGCTTCAAAAAACGTTCGCGCATGGTTTGATATTGGTTCTCATCATCCGACGATTCAGATTCCGACTCCGAATCAGTTCCCCAGTCAATGGAATCATCCGAATCATCATCCTGTTCAGCAGATTTAGACGGCACAGCCGCTTTAGCTGACTTTGGTTCAGATGGTTGCTTCAAGTCTCGAAAGACATCTTCTGAACCAATATCGTTCTTGTCCTGGTCGGAGTCATAGGCTTCCTCCTCTTCGACATCACTTTCTTGATCGGGTGCTTCACGGAAACGTGTCAAGTCCTCCTCAAAATCTTTAATGTACTTGCGCACTTTCTGACGCAATGTACCCAACGACTTCGAATTGTTCTTTGACAAGTTCTTACGTCCATCACGATCTTCCCACACCTCGTTGATGAAGTCTTCCAACTCAGCAAGACAACGAATGTAGAAGCGTGGCGTTACACCCTTCTCCTCCTTGGTAATAACCGGTAATGCCTTTGTATAAGCACGTGTCAAGTCTTCAAAACTTGACAAAATGCTTGACAtatccttaatttttttgtgattgcgGATGCTCTTAATAATAGCGGTTAAATTTTCATAGCGCTTCTCCTTAGTGGAGCGTACAATACGCTTCACTTCCTCTTCATCGTCACTAAATTGCTGAAAATGTATagtcaaataaaaacattttctctttttttaaattcatatttgcTCACAAAATTGGGCGCTTTGCTGTACGCTTGTACTGGAACCTCCTCATCACTGGATTCGGTCTCAGAATCGGAACCGGTCGCAAAAAAACGTGACATGTTTTGATTTTAGTAGTCCTCCGATAACCTGCTTTttcgaaaaacaagaaattcagATTAATATTCATTCAATATGACCAACTTATAATAAGTAACCAAAAATAATCATTATTCTGTGCAGTGTCTTGCTATTTGAGGTTAGATTTTATTGAATGCAATTGCGAATGGCCAACATGGCGCTGTCATTCTGCCACACCACACACGAAATGTACAACCCATTATTCACGAGACATTTTCCAAATTAATTACTTAACTCaagttacaatttttattataattggaTGACACAAACTCTCTTCTGTGCAAAGAGCGAAATTGAACTCAATTTATTGctaataaatgaagaaaacttACAATTTAAACGGCGAAGCAGATTTTCACCGTAGATGAATATACCTAGGAGCTGTTTGAAAGACGTTGCCAACAGTGAATTGCGAACGTTTGGTGTGTAGACAAgggtaaaaatgtattttatacaTAATAATATGCTTCCACGCAAACACAATTTGGAAAACGAAGCTTAAGACAAATAAAACTATGTATTTATTAGCTATCAAAAAGCAGAAACATTGTAAGGCAAATTAATCGTGTCAGATTACGGGAACGTTGTAATGTGGCTTGCCGTGAGTTGGAATATTCATGACCATTAGTCTCCCTTCCTATTCAATATTGTCCGCCCAAGAAACATATAAGTCAGACTTTAAGCAATCAAAACAAGGCCAATTAATAAGTCCCACAAATAAAAAGTAGAATGCGAAGTCCACGTTTTTCGATCCCTCGCCTGAAGAAGCGACTGATATGATATGAATGCTGATGTGTTGGAAACGTTGGGAtactatttcaaaaatttctcgaAATATATACACAATTGCATTGATCTTATAACAAGTTTTCCTATAGCTAGATTATCTTCTTTTTCGAGCTTAACTctcaattatgaaataatcttagaaaataaaaatattttgttcagtGCATCTCTGAGTtatcgattatttttgctataaaTGTAAGGAGAAGTGtcaaagtaaaatcaaaataaaatgacCGCCGTCAAAGAAAAGAGATTTGTGGACAcacttctaataaaatttttgtaagatattattaattatgcatttatattacagataaaagcgtgtgtccatagaCGCTTTGGCCTATTATTGCTTATTTTAAAAAgcaatatcgaatttcgcatgcatattgctgccataattttttgtgacCTCAGTTGACGTCATTTACGGCGTCTCTCCTTAATAGgaaatattttgatgaatatgAAGAATTATGGAGGCAGGAACACTCGTATCTGATCCCATTATTTAGATCTGTACTCTTTCTGTTACTTTCAAAATAGAATTATTTAGTATAGCATGTTAAAAATATAGTTATTTAGGAAAGCCTCTGAAAGAATAACATATCAGTTTTACGTCCTAGTCATTACGTTTTGGTTTTGTCTATGTTTCACATTTGCTAAAAAGCGCCTATTTCAACAAACACAGCTAACTTCAAGTTAGAAAAACGGAATTTAAGAAAAGGATAGTGAAAAAGACGCACTCAAATAgcgatttggaaaattttgtgcGAAAACCTGCCTATTTCTTGTAAGAAATATATAGAAGAGGtgaaaaaatacatttgaaatgaaatacagTTACCGTTCCTTAGAAACATAAGATAACCCTTCACCACATGGTCATATGTAATATCCATGTAGAATGCGTTTGGTTGGCGATTACGGTGCTGCCGCTTCGTGTTTCTATAGCGAATGGGACTGgattgtatttttaaa from Anastrepha obliqua isolate idAnaObli1 chromosome 2, idAnaObli1_1.0, whole genome shotgun sequence harbors:
- the LOC129237259 gene encoding eukaryotic translation initiation factor 3 subunit C codes for the protein MSRFFATGSDSETESSDEEVPVQAYSKAPNFQFSDDEEEVKRIVRSTKEKRYENLTAIIKSIRNHKKIKDMSSILSSFEDLTRAYTKALPVITKEEKGVTPRFYIRCLAELEDFINEVWEDRDGRKNLSKNNSKSLGTLRQKVRKYIKDFEEDLTRFREAPDQESDVEEEEAYDSDQDKNDIGSEDVFRDLKQPSEPKSAKAAVPSKSAEQDDDSDDSIDWGTDSESESESSDDENQYQTMRERFLKRTTVDKEEKEDRDDRKKEKRAKEAKSRRKRVEEDADEEGEWETVFPHTVEKPKMFDKDAEIDVPLTLQKLSEIMAARGKKRTDRRMQIELLFELRDIAEQHQLGNPVAVKIHFSIISAIFDYNQKISEPMKLEHWSKLLDVMQSMMKILLANDEIRMSEEVQEENEEFTNPPYAIRGCSLAAVERLDDEFTKLLKECDPHTNDYVSRLKDEVTVTRIIESVLEYFEHVGSNKERCRVYLRKIEHLYYKFDPEVLKKKRGELPPNTVTSVEVMDRLCKFIYTNDDTDRIRTRAILAHIYHHAMHDNWFQARDLVLMSHLQDTIDAADPSTRILYNRMMANLGLCAFRQENIKDAHHCLVDLMVTGKPKELLAQGLLPQRQHERSAEQEKIEKQRQMPFHMHINLELLECVYLVSAMLLEIPYIAAHEFDARRRMISKTFYQQLRSSERQSLVGPPESMREHVVAAAKAMRCGNWQACANFIVNKKMNTKVWDLFYEADRVREMLVKFIKEESLRTYLFTYSNVYTSLSIPSLAQMYELPVQKVHSLISKMIINEELMASLDDPSETVVMHRSEPSRLQALAMQFVDKVTNLVDVNEKVFDMKLGNFFQRGNMGNRDRGYNRNQNNQGGNWGGQRRDNRNQRNRNQRNQHHHHKQQHQQQQQHHDQQNQQQHIIEEE